The genomic stretch CAGCGTGGTGCCGCGTGCGGTGGGGGGACGGCCCGCTCCCCTGCGCCCGGCCCCCGTGCCGCCCGTGCGCCCGGCGCCCACCCGGCCCGCCCCGGCCCATCCGGAGGACTTCCTGGACCGCGACTGGCAGACCTCCTTCGAGCGCCAGGGCCGCGTGGAGGACGTGTACGCGGAGTACGCCGCCCGCCTGCGCCAGCAGGGCTACCGTCAGGTCGAGCGGCGCGAGAACGGCAACGGCCTTCGCCTGCGCGGCGAGTTCCGCCGGGGCCAGGACCGCGTGACCCTGGAGGTCCGCCAGCAGGGAGGCCGCTTCGAGGTGAAGGTCACCCACCGCTGAGTCCGTCAACCCCGCACGCCGCCCTGGGAGCGACCGGGGCGGCGTGCCTCCTTGACCGGACCGCGCCGCGCTCCCCTCTTGTGGGTGGCCTTCCACGCGAGGGCGAGTTCCTCGTCATACTCGCGCACGCTCTCCACGGCCACGTCGGCGAGGTCGCCCGGGCCCGCGACGCTGCCGTACCCCGAGGAGGACCACAGCTCAAGGGCCTTGGCGTCGAAGGTGTGCGTTCCCAGGGTCAGGCGCGCGGGTTTGGCCGCCCTCACGCGGAGGTCGACGGCGTAGAGCATCCGCCCGTCGCGGGCCTTGAAGGCGTCGAGGGTGAAAATCTGGTCGACCGTGCAGGTCTTGGGGTCGCCGTAGGGCACGCCGGAGGGGGTGGCGTACCGGTCGAGCTGCCCGCCAAGCGCGACTGCGAGGTCCCGCTGCTCCTCGTCGTCGTCGGTGACGTAGGCGACGGGCGGGCACAGGGGCACAGGTCGGCACCCGTGAGGGGCCGCAGGTTGCCCTGCTGGGGATCGGCCCGGGCCGTGCCGAGCAGGAGGGCGAGGGCCGTCAACCCCAGGAGCGCGCGCCCGCTGAGGGCAGTCTCCGCGCCGGGAGGCCGGGCCCGGGGAGCATCTCTGCTAGGCTGGACGCCTTCCCCCTCCGGGTGGTCCGCCCACCCTCCGCACTCCCTTTCCCCCGCTTGCCGTGCACCAGGCCGACGCCGCGTCCCCCTCCTGTCCGGGCCCCCACCGCCGGAGAGGCGCCGCACGCCCACGTGACGAAGCCGGTCCCGCCGTGGAGGCCCCATGACCTCACCCGACACCGCCCGCCCCGACCTCCTCTCCCCAGACCTGAGTGAACACGAGCCCTTCCGGCTCCTCGCGCCCGACGGCACAGCCACCCGACCCGCCGAGTTGCCCGACCCCGGGACCCGCCTCTCGCTCTACCGCCACATGCGCCGCATCCGCCACTTCGACGAGCGCGCCTGGGTGCTCTACCGCACCGGGCGGCTGGGCGTCTTCCCGCCCTACGGCGGCATGGAGGCGAGCCAGGTCGGCACGGCGGCGGCGCTCGGCGCGGGCGACTGGCTTTTCCCCACCTACCGTGACACGGGCGCCGCACTCACCCACGGCCTTCCGGTCGCGCAGACCCTCGCGTACTGGCGCACAAGCCCGCACGGCTGGGCGATGCCGCCGGACGTGAAGGTGCTGCCCTTCTACATCCCCATCGCCACCCAGTACCCGCACGCGGTCGGGGCCGCCCTCGCCGAGAAACGCCGGGGCACCCGCAACGTGGCGCTCGCATACATCGGCGACGGCGGCAGCTCCGAGGGCGACTTCCACGAGGCGCTGAATTTCGCGGGGGCCCTGACCGTCCCCTGCGTCTTCATCCTCCAGAACAACGGCTGGGCGATCAGCGTCCCCACCCGCACCCAGACCCGCGCGGTCAACCTCGCCCGCCGCGCCGACGGGTACGGGATTCCCGGCGTGCGGGTGGACGGCAACGACGTGCTGGCGACGTACCTCGTCACCACCGAGGCCGTGAACCGGGCGCGCGACGGTCAGGGCCCCACCCTCATCGAGACGGTGACCTACCGCGTCAAGCCCCACACCCTCGCCGACGACCCCAGCCGCTACCGCACCGACGCCGACAACCACGGCTGGGAGGAGAAAGACCCCATCACCCGCCTGCGGGCCCACCTCATGAGCGAGGGGCTGCTGACGGAGGACGACGACGCCATCCTCACCCGCGAGATCGAGACCGAGTTCGAGGCGGCGCTGAAGGAGGCCGACGGCTACCCCGAGCCCACCCCCGCCGAGATTCTCGACCACGTGTTCGCCGAGCCCACCCCGACCTTGCGCCGCCAGCGCGCCCAGATCGAGGCGGAGGAGGGGGCGTGAGGGGGGCTGCGCCCGTGAGTGGTGAGTGGGAAGTGGTCAGTGGAGGGGACCCCATGTTGCTCCCCAGCTTCCCGGCTCCTCCTTCCCCCCCTCCTCACGGTGGAGATGACTGTCCCCGCACCCACTCACCACTGACCACTTCCCACTTCCCGTCCCTCGAGGTTCCCGCATGACCGCCACCGCCACCCCGACGAAGACCATGACGATGGTCGCCGCCATCAACGACGCGCTCGCCCTCGCGCTGGAGGCGGACGAGACGGTCCACGTCTTCGGGGAGGACGTGGGCGTGATGGGCGGCGTCTTCCGGGCGACGGACGGCCTGCAAGCGCGTTTCGGGGCAGAGCGCGTGTTCGACACCCCGCTCGCGGAGGCGGGCATCGTCGGCATGGGAATCGGCATGGGGCTGGCGGGCTTGAAACCCGTCGCGGAGATTCAGTTCGCGGGCTTCCTCTACCCGGCGCTCGATCAGGTCCTCTCGCACTTGGGGCGCTACCGTCACCGCACCCGGGGCCGCTACCACCTGCCGATGGTCATTCGCGCGCCCTACGGCGGAGGTGTGCACACGCCCGAGCAGCACGCGGACAGCCCCGAGGCGATCCTCGCCCACACGCCCGGCGTGAAGGTCGTGATCCCCAGCACCCCCGCCGACGCGAAGGGCCTGCTTCTCGCGGCCATCGAGGACCCCGACCCGGTGTTCTTCCTGGAGGCGATCAAGCTCTACCGCTCGGTCAAGGGGGAGGTGCCGGAAGGGCCGTACACGGTACCGCTCGGCCAGGCCCGCGTGGTGACCCAGGGCGACGACGCGACGGTGGTCTGCTACGGCGGCATGGTCGAGGTGGCGACGAAGGCCGCCGAGGCTGCCCAAGCCCACGGCATCGGGGTCGAGGTGATCGACCTGCGGACGCTGGTGCCGATGGACACGGAAACCGTCCTCGCCTCCGTCCGCAAGACGGGCCGCGCCGTCGTCGTCAGCGAGGCGCCGCGCACGAACGGCTTCCACTCGGAGGTCAGCGCGACCATCGCCGAGGAGGCCATCGACTTCCTGCGCGCGCCCGTGGTCCGGGTGACGGGCTTCGACGCGCCTTACCCGCCCTTCACCTCGGTCGAGGACGTGTACCGCCCGAACCCGGTGCGGGTGGCGCGGGCGATCCGTCAGGTGATGGGGTACTGAGGGAGGAGGGACGCAGACCAAGAACCGTGCACGGCTTGATTCCCGCCTAGCGCACGTTTGCGCCTCAAGCGGAAATCATGAAGCCTGGGAAAGATGGGAAGGATGCGTGCTCCCTTCCTCCCCGCCCTGCTGCTGACCGGTGGCCTGCTCGTGGGGGCGACCGTCTTCGGCGCGAGCCTCCTCCAGCCCGAGACGGGCGCGTCGGGAAGAACCCCGGCGGCGTCTGCCCCGGCTCAGGCGGAGGTTGTCGAGACGGTCTCCGAGGGGGAAGCGGCGCCGAATGTCGTTTCCGCCGCGCCGGAGAGCGCGCCCCAGGAGGCCATTCCCCCGGCACCCGAACCCGAGGCCGCCCTGCCCCCGCCGCCCCCTCCCCTGCCTGCGTCCGCCAGCGTGTCCGGCATCCGGCACGAGTACCAGCGGCTGAACAACTGCGGGCCGGTGACGGTGGGCATGGCGCTCAGCCGCTGGGGCGGAGGGCTCGACCAGTACGACATCGCCCCGCGCCTCAAGCCCAACCGCGGGGACGTGAACGTCTCGCCGGAGGAACTGGCCTCGTTTGCCCGCTCGCAGGGGATGGACGTCCACCTCGCCACGAACGGGGACCGCCCCCTGCTCAAGCGGCTGCTGGCGGCGGGGTATCCGGTCGTCGTGGAGACGTGGTTCGTCACCCACGACAGCGGAGGGATGGGGCACTACCGCCTGCTCACCGGGTACGACGACGCGAAGGGGGCCTTCAGCGCGCTCGACTCGTACCTGGGGCCGCTGTCCATGCCCTACGCCCGCTTCGACGAGCTGTGGCGCTCCTTCGGGCGGACCTTCCTCGTCGTCTCTCCGCCCGAGCGGGCGGGGGAGGTGCGGGAACTGCTGGGCTTCCGCGCGAACCCGGTGGCCGAGAAGCGCGAGGCGCTGCGGGTGGCCCTGGCCGAGGCCGGACGGCGGCAGGACGCGGTGGGCTGGCTCAACGTCGGGCAGGCGAAACTCGCCCTGGGGGACGCGCGGGGGGCGGCGCGGGCCTTCGATCAGGCGTTCGCGGCGAAGGCGGACCCCACCCTCGACCCCACCCGATCGGCGCGCGTGGTGGGCGGGTTGCCGTGGCGGGCGCTGTGGTACACCTTCGGGCCGCTGGAGGCGTACACCCGCACGGGTCGCTACGCGGACGTGCTGCGGCTGACGGGCGCCGTGCTGCGCGACGCGCCCGCCCACGAAGAAGCCCTGTACTGGCGGGGCCGCGCGCTGAGCGCTCTGGGCCGCACGGCTGGGGCCAAGGCCGCCTACCGCGAGGCGGTGCGGCTCAGGCCCGGGTACGTGAGGGCACAGGCGGCGCTCGCCAGCCTCTGACCGCCCGCTTCCCAAGGCGGCTCCGGTGGGCCTGCCCCGGTGTACGCTTCCCCCCATGACCCCGCTCGCTGACGCCCGCCTGTCCCCGGAAGCGTTCGCCCGCGCCCGCGCCTTCCTGCTCGAACGGGGCCGTCCCCTGGAACGCGCCCGTTTCCTGCACGCCTTCGAGGGCGGTGGGGTGGAGGCCGTCCTGGACGCCCTGCGCGCCTACCGCAATCCGGACGGTGGCTTCGGGCACGCGCTGGAGCCGGACGTGCGCGCGCCGCACAGCAGCGTGCTGGCGACCTCGGTGGCGCTGGAGGTGCTGCACGGCCTGAACGTGGGGGCGGACGAGCCCCTCCTGCGGGGGGCCGTGGCGTGGTTGCGCTCGCAGCTCCGGGTGAGCCCGGACGGCACGGTCTGGCCCTTCCTGCCCCCGGGAGCCGAGGCGCACCCCCACGCCCCGTGGTGGAATCAGGACAAAGAAGGGCGGCTCGAGGCGACCTTCGGGGGCTTCCGGGTCAATCCCCGCGCCGGAATCGTGGCCCATCTCCACCGCTGGCCGGGGCTCACGCCCGACGTGCTGCCGGAGGGGCTGCTCGCCCTGCTCACCGTGGAGACGCGCGACGACATCCTGGCGGGGCTGGAGCCGGGTGACGTGAATGGGCACATCGTCGCGTCCGTCTTCGCCCAGGCGCCGGAGGTTCCCGAACTTCACCGCGCTCCCGTCCTCGACTATCTGGACGAGGTGCTACCGGGCCGGGTCCAGCGCGACCCCCACGCCTTCGCCGGGTACGGCCTGAGTCCCCTCAGCGTGGCCCCGACGCCCGCCTCCCCCCTGGCCCGCGCGGCCCTGGAACCCCTCGCGGCGGCCCTGACCCACCTCCTCACCTCGCAGGGGGAGGACGGCAGTTGGGCCCCGAACTGGTCGTGGGGCGGGCAGTTCCCCGACGTGTGGCCCCAGGCCGAGCGCGACTGGCGCAGCGTGCGGACGCTGGAGGCGTTGCTGACACTGCGGGCGTGGGGGCGGCTGGAGCCGGGTCTGTAGCGTAGGGCGGGGAGCTCGCGAAAGAGACCCCCTCTGCTCCACAAGCCTAAAAAACCGCCCCACCAACAGGCAGGGCGGTCTTCGGCGAACCGACTTATTTCTTCGGCGCCTCGATGGTCTTCGCGGCCTTGGCGGCGGGGCGCGGCGGCGCCTTCTGCACGCTCTGGCCGATGGTGGCCGTCTCGCGCTCGACCTGCTTGTTGATGAGGATCTGCTGGCCGATGCCGATCAGGGTCGAGAGGATGATGTAGATCGTTACGCCCGCCGGGAAGGTCAGCGCGAAGTACAGGAAGATGATGTAGATAAAGGCCTGCTGCCGGAACATCTCGGGTGTCTTGCGCGTCATCACGTAGAGCTGCCCGATGTTCACGACCAGGTAGATCAGCGCGAGGATGTAGAAGGGATCGGGAATCGCCAGGTCGGGCAGCCACAGGAAGCCCGAGTCGAACTCGAAGTTGCGGATGGTGGACCACAGCGCGATCAGTACCGGGAAGGGCAAGAAGGTCGAAAAGCACCCCGCCGGGTTGAAGTTGTAGTCGCGGTAAAGTTGCTGCATCTCCGTCTGCATCGCCCGCTGCGAGTCGGCATCGCGCTTGCCCTTGTACTTCTCCTGGATCTCCTTGATCTTCGGCTGCATGACCTGCATCCGGGCGGTCGTGCGGCCCTGCGCCTGCATCAGCGGCCACATGATCAGCCGCAGCAGGATGGTCAGCAGCACGATCACCAACCCCCAGTTCCCCACGAAGCTGTAGAGCCTCTCCATCAGCTTCACGATGAGCAGGCTAATCTGGCCGAAGAAGTTGGGGGCGAAGAGACCGGGCAGGGTGCTGTAGCCGCTCTGGTACAGGTGGATGAGTTCGTTCTTGCCCCCGTAGACCTCCAGGTTGCTGTTGCCCTGGAGGGCGACGCTGATCAGGCCCTGGGCGCCGCCCGTCAGCGTCGCGCTTGCTGTCGTGCCCCCCTGCGGGCGGACGATCAGCGCGTGAGCGACCTGGCTGGGGTTTTCCTGAAGGGCGGCGTACAGGATGTTGGGCACGCTCAGGGTGCCGCTGCCCTGCACGGCGGCGGGCTGGCCCCCGACCGGCACGGCCTGCACGCGGGGATTGTCCGCCTTGCCCAGCCCCGGGAAGAGCATGTTGTAGCGCTCGGGCCCGCCCTCCACGGTGGTCCGCACGTCCACCTTGAAGTTGCGCGGGTGCAGGGTGACCGTCTTGGTCACCGCCGCGCCGTTCTGGGTGTAGCGGAACACGGCGTCCTGGCGGTTTTGCGGCAGGTTCTGGGTCAGGGTGGGCGCCGTGACCTGGGCGGGCTGCGAGGGACCGAGGCCCTCCCCCACCACGGCGAACGCGCGGCGGCTCCCCACCATGTTCACGATGCCGCGCTGGTCTTTCAGGGCGCTGAAGTCGTAGGTCCCGTCGGGCCGAGTCCGGATGAAGGGCGTGCCCGCGTAGCTCTTGACGTACCAGCCGATGACCTCGCCGCGCGCGTTGAACACCACGTCCTGAAGGTTGCTCGTGGCGATGTATTCGTCGCCGGGGCGCCCGTCGAAGTCGGCGCGAATCCACTCGGGGGTGATCGCCTTGCCGAAGGTGGGAAGGGGGCCGGTCGTGCCGCAGCCCGTGAGGAGCAGGGCAGCGAGGGCCGTCAGGGGAAGGAGGGTTTTGATCTTCATGGGGTTGTCTTTCTGCCTTGCGGAAAGCGGTCCGGCACGGGGTCGAAGCCGCCCGGCACGAGGGGGTTGCAGCGCACCACGCGCCACGCGGCGAGCCAGCCGCCCCTGAGGGCACCGTGCCGCTCGACAGCCTCCACAGCATACTGAGAGCAGGTGGGGGTAAAGCGGCAGGTCGGCGCCGGTTTGCGCGGCGAGAGGTGGCGCTGGTACCCCCTCACGACCCGCACGAGTCCTCTGGCAGCGAGACTCATGATGAACCTCCCGGGGCCGTCTTCTGTCCCTTGCCCCCGCCCCGCTTCACCCGGCCCGGCACCTGCGACAGCACCCGGGCAAGGGCCGCCTGCAACTCCGGGAAGGGCGCGGTCAAGACGCCCGGATTGGGCAGCAGGACCCCGCGGCAGGGAGGCAGGCCGCCGGGCAGGGTCCGCAACGCCTCGCGCACCCGGCGGCGGGCGCGGTTGCGGTCCACGGCGCGGGAGAGGGTCTTCTTGGGCACCACGATCCCGATGATGGCGCGCGGACGCCACGCCTCACCGTGCCGGGGGCGATAATCGGTCACCCGCAGGGTGAAGAGCGGGTCGCGCAGGGCCACCCCATGCTGCCGCACCCGGCGGAACTCGCGGTCCCCCTTCAACGAGGCCAGCGCCACCGGACGGCGGGGCCGCTCCTGCATGGCGCTGGTCTGTTCCGGAATGGCGATAGAGACCGCTCCTTCGCGGCGAAGATTTACTCGTCGCTGACGGTGAGGCGGTGGCGGCCCTTGGCGCGGCGACGCGCGAGGACGTTGCGGCCCGCCTTGGTCTTCATGCGGGCGCGGAAGCCGTGGGTCTTGGCCCGCTTGCGGACGTTGGGCTGATAGGTACGCTTCATCTCGGTGCTCTCCTTCTCGCGTCGGGGGACATGGGGCCCTTGCTTCCCGGCAACCCGCCGACCTTGTGCGCGAAAACTCGCCCCCTGGGGAGGCAAACTGGGGAAGTGTACCACGGGGGCGGGCGGGGCGGGAAGAGCGGGACTGCAGCCGTCACGCCGAGCCCCGGCGCAGCCTGTCGAACGGTGCCCAGGGCGAGGCCCTTCATTGCACTCAGGGCGTGTTTGAAAAGCCTCCTGATGGGGAGTGGAGCGCGTTGAGATGGCGCTTGCGTTCCCCCCTCCCAGCCTCTCGCGGTGCGAGCTGTACCAGTCCCCCACAAGGGGGGAGGGGTAAAAAGACCGTCCCCATCCTAGAAATGAGCAACACTGCCGCACTCTTCACGCCTCAAGGCGACAACTCCGACCTTTTCGGCCTGTGGGGGAGCCCGCATCCTCCCGAGAAGCCCACATCCCGCCAGAAGCAATCGTAGTGCTTGCCCACTGTGAGGCCGTGTCTTGCCGCCTCCCCCCCGAACGCGCTACTAATGCGGGGTATGCGTGACGCCCTGTGGACTGCCCTGAAGACCGTGAACGACCCGGAACTCCACCGGGACCTGGTGTCGCTGGGCATGATCGAGCGCGCCGAGGTCGAGGGCGGCGTGGCGCACGTCAAGGTCAACCTCACGACGCCCGCCTGCCCCCTCAAGGGCCAGATCGAGGGCGACGTGCGCGCGGCGGTCCTCGCCGTGCCGGGGATCGAGGACGTGGCGGTGACCTTCGGGGCGATGGTGCGCCCGCCCGCGCAGCCCGCCCTGCCCGGGGTCAAGCACGTCATCCTGGTGGGGAGCGGCAAGGGCGGCGTGGGCAAGAGCAGCGTGGCGGTCAACCTCGCGGCGAGCCTGGCGATGGAGGGCGCGCGGGTGGGCCTGATGGACGCCGACGTGTACGGCCCCAGCGTGGCGCACATGCTGGGCCAGGGGTCGGCGCGCATCACCGCGAACGCCGAGCGCAAGATGCAGCCTATCGAGGCGCACGGCCTGCGCTTCATCAGCATGGCGAACCTCTCGCCCGCCGGGCAGGCGCTGGTGTGGCGCGGGCCGATGCTGCACTCGGCCATCCAGCAGTTTCTCAAGGACGCGGCGTGGGGCGACCTCGACTACCTGATCGTGGACCTGCCGCCCGGCACCGGGGACGTGCAGCTCTCCCTGACCCAGACGGTCCACGTCACGGGCGCGGTTCTGGTGACCACGCCGCAGGACGTGGCCCTGATCGACGCGGCCCGGGCGCTGGACATGTTCCGCAAGGCCAGCGTGCCGGTGCTGGGGGTGGTGGAGAACATGAGTTATTTCGTGGCGCCCGACACGGGCCTCACCTACGACATCTTCGGGCGGGGGGGCTCGCGCAAGCTCGGCGGGCTGCCGCTGCTGGGCGAGGTGCCCCTCGACGTGGAGGTGCGGCAGGACGCGGACCTGGGGGTGCCCGCCGTGCTCTCGCACCCGGACTCGCCCGCCGCCCAGGCGATGCGGCAGATTGCGCGCAACCTCGCGGGGCGGGTGAGCGTGCAGGCGCTGGGTTCTCTGCCCGAACAACTGCCGGTGGTCTGAGATGACCGCCGCCGCGACCTTTCCCGCCGCGCCCCTGCCGCCCGCGCCCGAGCGCACCAAACAGCGCGTCCTCGAACTCCTCAAGCGGCACGGCACGCTGACCGCCCAGGCGCTCGCCTCGGGGCTCTCGGTGAGCGTGCCCGCCGCGCGGCGCCACCTGCAAGACCTCCTGGAGCAGGGACTGATCGAGACGCGCACCGAGCGGCCCGGCGGGCGCGGGCGGCCCCAGCACGTCTTCGGGCTCACCGAGCGGGGGGAGGCGGCCTTTCCGAAGACATACTCGACCCTGTGCGTGGACGTGCTGCGGCACGTGGAGGGGCTGTTCGGGGAGGGGGCCGTGTTGCAGGTCTTCGATGCCCGCAGCGCGGAGGTGGCGGCGGGCTGGCGGGCCGAGGTGCCGGAGAACCTTTCCCTGGAGGAGCGGGTGCGGCATCTGGCGGCGCGGCTGTGCGGGGCGGGCTTCGACGCGGTGGTCGAGCCGGGCCCGGGCGGGGCGTGGTACATCGTGGAGCGCAACTGCCCGAACCTCACCGTCGCGCGGCAGTACGGCGAACTGTGCGCGAGCGAGTTGAAGATGTTCGTGAACGTGCTCGGCGTGCCCGTCGTCCGCGAGACGCGCATCGCGTGCGGTCAGGGCGCGTGCCGCTACCGGATCGGCCCTTGACCCGCACGCCCACCCTGTCCCCCGTGACGGCCACGCCCCAGGCCCTCCACAGCCTCGTCGCGTGGCCGCCCGAGGTGCTCGACACGTGGCTCAGGCGGACCCAGGAGCGGCTGGGCGTGCGCGGCTTCGGGCTGCCGCACCTCAACCTGCGGGCGCCCTTCCAGACCCCCCTCGGCGGCCCCGATCTCGTCGCCGCCTTCCGGGACGTGCTGCGCGGGCAGGAGGCGTTCGAGGTCCACCTCAAAGGCTGGAAGCGCCTGCCGCACGTCATTTTTCTGGAGTGCGACCTCAGCCCCACCTTGAGCCGCCTGCACACCCGGGCCCTGAGCGTCGGCCCGTCGAGCCGCGCCCCCCACGACGGTGCCGACTACACGCCGCACCTCACCCTGGGCCTGGGCATCCTCCCCTGGGCCGAGGAGCTGCTGTGGGACGAGGTGAAGGGCCTGACCCCTCCGGTGGACAGCTTCATCGTCACCGCCCTGAGCCTCACCCGCGAGGAGCGGGGCGAGGTACTGGAACTGCATACCTTCCCGCTGGAGTGCCCGGAGGAGGCCGAGGAGCGGCGCCGGGTCGCGCGGGGGGCGGAGGCGGCGTCGGGGTGAGGCGGGGGTGCTGGTGGGCGCTTGCGTTGGTATGCCCCCCTCCCAACCTCTCGCGGTGCGAGCTGTACCAGTCCCCCACGAGGGGGACTCGCAGAGCTGCGAAGCAGAGGGCCGGGGACTGGTACAGCTCCGCAGGAGAGGAGGCACACGTCACCGCCCCACCCAGCTCCACGACTAACCTCCCCGCGCCAAACCGCCTAACTAAAACCAGGCCACCCGCGAGAGCAGCCCGGCTTTCCCTCCAACCGCTTACACCCCGACCGGCTGCCTCAGCATCGGCGCCAGCGCGTCCATAAAGCGCTCGTACCCGGCGAAGTCGAGTTGCTGCTCGTTGTCGCTCAGGGCGGTGGCGGGGCTGGGGTGGACCTCGACGTGGATGCCGTCGGCGCCCACCGCGAGGGCCGCCTTGGCGAGCGGAATGAGGAGGTCGCGGCGTCCGGCGGCGTGGGTCACGTCCACGATGACGGGGAGGTGCGTCTCCTGCTTGGCGAGGGCCACCGCCGAGAGGTCGAGGGTGTTGCGCGTCCACTTCTCGAAGGTGCGGATGCCGCGCTCGCAGAGGATGACCTCGTTGTTGCCCTCCGAGAGGATGTACTCGGCGGCGTAGAGCCACTCCTCGATGGTGGCCGAGAGCCCACGCTTGAGGAGCACCGGGCGCCGGGAGCGGCCTACCTCGCGCAGCAGGGCGAAGTTGTGCATGTTGCGCGCGCCCACTTGCAGGATGTCGGCGTGCTCGGCCACCACCTCCACGTCGCGGGTGTCCATCACCTCGGTCACGAAGAGCATCCCGTTGTCGCGGGCCGCCCGCCCGCCGATGATCAAACCGTCCACGCCCATCCCCTGGAAGCCGTAGGGGCTGGTGCGGGGCTTGTACGCGCCGCCACGCAGGATCTTGACCCCCCGGGCGGCGAGGAAGCGGGCGGTCTCGTCCATCTGCTCCGCCGACTCGATGGAGCACGGCCCGGCCACGATCATGGGCGGGGCGTCGCCGCCGATGCACACGCCGTCGATGTCGAGCACGGTGTCCTCGACCTTCACCTTGCGGGAGACGAGAAGCTGCTTCTTGTCGTTGCTCTCCTCCAGCGCGAGGCTCGCCTTGAAAATCTCCTTGAAGATCGTCTTGACCGCCGCCCCCGTGAAGGGACCGGGGTTGAGGGCCTCCATCTCCTTGAGCTGCTGCTCCTCGCGGGCGGGGTCGTAGTGGTTGGGGCGGCCCTCGCTCGTCTTGGCGTGGCCGATCTGCGCGACGACCTCACCCCGGCGGGAGAGCAGGGTCAGGAGGTCGCGGTTGATCTGGTCGACTTCCGAGCGGAGGTCGTCGATGCTGCGCTGGGGCTGGGTCATTCCCGCAGTGTAGGAAAGCCGCCCCCCGCAGGCCCCAGGCCGTGCTAGTCAATTGAAAAGACTTGTCCAGGTCCGGGTCAGGGACTCGGCGTCAGCCCCTCGCGCCCCGGCTCCGGCGTGTTCACCATATGGGCCGCCACCCGGGCGAGCGTCGCGTACAGTTCGCGGGCCTCGGCCTCCCCGATCTCCGGTGTCTCGCGCAGGGCGGCGTTCATGCACCCCAGCCACGCGCGGGCCCGCGTGGGCGTGATCTCGTGCGGAAGGTGCCGGGCGCGCAACCGGGGATGCCCGAACCGCTCGTGGTAGAGGGGCGGGCCGCCCAGAAAACCCGTCAGGAAGGCGAGCTGCTTCTCGGCGGTCAGGGTCAGGTCGGCGGGGAAGATGGGCGCGAGGTCGGGGTCACGGGCGACGCGGGCGTAGAAGCGCCGCACGAGCGCCGCGAGCACCTCCGGGCCGATGCGGTCGTACAGGCTGCCGCCCTCGGTGAGGGTCAGAGGGGCCGTCATGGGAGTCAGGGTAGCGCGGGGAGGAGGCCCGGCCTCCCGCGAGGCT from Deinococcus planocerae encodes the following:
- a CDS encoding 2'-5' RNA ligase family protein — encoded protein: MTATPQALHSLVAWPPEVLDTWLRRTQERLGVRGFGLPHLNLRAPFQTPLGGPDLVAAFRDVLRGQEAFEVHLKGWKRLPHVIFLECDLSPTLSRLHTRALSVGPSSRAPHDGADYTPHLTLGLGILPWAEELLWDEVKGLTPPVDSFIVTALSLTREERGEVLELHTFPLECPEEAEERRRVARGAEAASG
- a CDS encoding bifunctional 3-deoxy-7-phosphoheptulonate synthase/chorismate mutase; this encodes MTQPQRSIDDLRSEVDQINRDLLTLLSRRGEVVAQIGHAKTSEGRPNHYDPAREEQQLKEMEALNPGPFTGAAVKTIFKEIFKASLALEESNDKKQLLVSRKVKVEDTVLDIDGVCIGGDAPPMIVAGPCSIESAEQMDETARFLAARGVKILRGGAYKPRTSPYGFQGMGVDGLIIGGRAARDNGMLFVTEVMDTRDVEVVAEHADILQVGARNMHNFALLREVGRSRRPVLLKRGLSATIEEWLYAAEYILSEGNNEVILCERGIRTFEKWTRNTLDLSAVALAKQETHLPVIVDVTHAAGRRDLLIPLAKAALAVGADGIHVEVHPSPATALSDNEQQLDFAGYERFMDALAPMLRQPVGV
- a CDS encoding globin, coding for MTAPLTLTEGGSLYDRIGPEVLAALVRRFYARVARDPDLAPIFPADLTLTAEKQLAFLTGFLGGPPLYHERFGHPRLRARHLPHEITPTRARAWLGCMNAALRETPEIGEAEARELYATLARVAAHMVNTPEPGREGLTPSP
- a CDS encoding helix-turn-helix transcriptional regulator; translation: MTAAATFPAAPLPPAPERTKQRVLELLKRHGTLTAQALASGLSVSVPAARRHLQDLLEQGLIETRTERPGGRGRPQHVFGLTERGEAAFPKTYSTLCVDVLRHVEGLFGEGAVLQVFDARSAEVAAGWRAEVPENLSLEERVRHLAARLCGAGFDAVVEPGPGGAWYIVERNCPNLTVARQYGELCASELKMFVNVLGVPVVRETRIACGQGACRYRIGP